From the genome of Yersinia enterocolitica, one region includes:
- the hemL gene encoding glutamate-1-semialdehyde-2,1-aminomutase, whose amino-acid sequence MSKSESLYAQAQQVIPGGVNSPVRAFTGVGGVPLFIERADGAYLFDVDGKAYIDYVGSWGPMVLGHNHPAIRQAVIEAVERGLSFGAPTAMEVKMAELVTELVPTMDMVRMVNSGTEATMSAIRLARGFTARDKIIKFEGCYHGHADCLLVKAGSGALTLGQPNSPGVPADFAKHTLTCIYNDLASVREAFEQYPQEIACIIVEPVAGNMNCILPQPEFLPGLRDLCDEFGALLIIDEVMTGFRVALAGAQDYYHVIPDLTCLGKIIGGGMPVGAFGGRRDVMEALAPTGPVYQAGTLSGNPIAMAAGYACLTEVAQVGIHETLTELTDLLATGLLDAAQAENIPLVVNHVGGMFGIFFSNSPTVTCYQDVMNCDVERFKRFFHLMLAEGVYLAPSAFEAGFMSVAHSKEDIQRTVDAARRCFAKL is encoded by the coding sequence ATGAGTAAGTCCGAAAGTCTGTATGCCCAGGCACAGCAGGTGATCCCAGGCGGGGTTAACTCTCCGGTGCGTGCATTCACCGGTGTCGGTGGCGTTCCATTGTTTATTGAACGTGCTGACGGCGCTTATCTATTTGATGTCGATGGTAAAGCTTACATCGATTATGTCGGCTCCTGGGGTCCGATGGTGCTTGGTCACAATCATCCCGCCATTCGTCAGGCCGTAATTGAAGCAGTCGAGCGCGGCCTAAGCTTTGGCGCACCGACAGCGATGGAAGTCAAAATGGCTGAGTTGGTGACAGAATTAGTGCCAACCATGGATATGGTACGGATGGTTAACTCCGGTACCGAAGCCACCATGAGCGCCATTCGTCTAGCCCGAGGTTTCACTGCGCGCGATAAAATCATCAAGTTTGAAGGCTGCTATCACGGCCACGCCGACTGCCTATTAGTAAAAGCAGGCTCTGGCGCATTGACCCTCGGTCAGCCAAACTCTCCGGGGGTACCGGCTGATTTCGCTAAGCACACTCTGACCTGTATTTATAACGATCTCGCCTCTGTACGTGAAGCCTTTGAGCAATACCCACAAGAAATCGCCTGTATCATTGTTGAACCTGTCGCTGGCAATATGAACTGCATACTACCGCAGCCAGAATTCCTACCGGGGCTGCGTGATCTATGTGATGAATTTGGTGCATTGCTGATTATTGATGAGGTCATGACGGGTTTCCGGGTGGCATTAGCCGGGGCGCAGGATTACTACCATGTCATTCCTGACTTAACCTGTCTGGGGAAAATTATCGGTGGTGGTATGCCGGTGGGTGCTTTCGGTGGTCGCCGTGATGTCATGGAGGCACTGGCACCGACTGGACCAGTTTATCAGGCGGGAACTCTCTCCGGGAACCCTATCGCTATGGCGGCGGGTTATGCCTGTTTAACTGAAGTGGCACAGGTAGGTATTCATGAAACCCTGACCGAGTTAACCGATTTACTGGCAACTGGCCTGCTCGATGCAGCACAAGCAGAGAATATCCCGCTGGTGGTTAACCACGTTGGTGGCATGTTTGGTATCTTCTTTAGCAATTCACCAACGGTCACCTGCTATCAGGATGTCATGAATTGTGATGTTGAACGCTTTAAACGTTTCTTCCATTTGATGCTGGCAGAAGGCGTCTATCTGGCCCCTTCTGCGTTTGAAGCCGGTTTTATGTCCGTCGCACATAGCAAAGAGGATATCCAGAGAACCGTCGATGCTGCCCGCCGGTGCTTTGCCAAACTTTAA
- a CDS encoding iron-hydroxamate transporter substrate-binding subunit: MTTHLSMVESHCAMPDHSRRRLLTALALSPLLLSLPSWAQNSGKIDANRVVTLEWLPTELLLALGVTPYGVADTHNYRLWVEDPELPASVIDVGQRTEPNLELLQQMAPSLILMSQGFGPSPEKLAPIAPSMSFAFNEEGSSPLAVGRNSLRTLGQRLGLETVAEQHIADFTHFMQVARQRLYHTSQAPLLMFTLLDTRHALVIGKGSLFQDVLDQLKIENAWQGETNLWGSSVVGIERLATIKQGRAICFDHGNREMLQQVAGTPLWQSMSFVRQNQLRILPPVWFYGSTLSAMRFVRLLEQAWGNAS, translated from the coding sequence ATGACAACACATTTATCCATGGTTGAATCTCATTGCGCGATGCCAGATCACTCTCGGCGCAGACTGCTTACCGCATTAGCACTATCGCCGTTACTGCTGTCATTGCCCAGTTGGGCGCAGAATAGCGGCAAGATTGATGCTAATCGAGTTGTCACGTTAGAGTGGTTACCCACTGAGTTACTGTTGGCATTGGGGGTTACACCTTATGGTGTGGCTGACACCCATAATTACCGACTATGGGTTGAAGATCCTGAATTGCCTGCCAGTGTTATTGATGTGGGGCAGCGTACTGAACCTAACCTGGAACTGCTACAGCAAATGGCACCGTCGCTAATCCTGATGTCGCAAGGCTTTGGCCCTTCGCCGGAAAAACTCGCTCCTATCGCTCCCTCGATGAGTTTTGCCTTTAATGAAGAGGGCAGTTCACCGCTGGCAGTTGGCCGGAACTCATTGCGCACGCTGGGCCAACGGCTAGGGCTAGAAACGGTTGCGGAGCAGCATATTGCTGACTTTACCCACTTTATGCAGGTAGCTCGTCAACGTCTTTATCACACCAGCCAGGCACCACTACTGATGTTTACTCTGTTGGACACTCGCCATGCGCTGGTTATCGGCAAAGGCAGCCTATTCCAAGATGTATTGGACCAATTGAAGATTGAAAATGCCTGGCAGGGAGAAACCAATCTCTGGGGTAGCTCGGTTGTGGGTATTGAACGTTTAGCGACCATAAAACAGGGGCGCGCCATCTGCTTCGATCATGGTAATCGTGAAATGTTACAACAGGTTGCTGGCACTCCGTTGTGGCAATCTATGTCATTTGTGCGTCAAAACCAATTACGAATATTGCCGCCGGTGTGGTTCTACGGCTCAACGTTGTCTGCCATGCGTTTTGTGCGTCTTTTGGAGCAGGCATGGGGTAATGCATCATGA
- a CDS encoding iron-hydroxamate transporter ATP-binding subunit (part of the FhuBCD ATP-dependent iron (III) hydroxamate transporter) → MDQQASQSSTFILRELSFSVPGRTLLQPLSLTFPQGKVCGLIGHNGSGKSTLLKMLGRHQPPSSGEALLNDVPLALWDSKAFAREVAYLPQQLPAAEGMTVRELVAIGRYPWHGALGRFRQEDRQQVEEAIALVDLKPLASRLVDSLSGGERQRAWLAMLVAQNSRCLLLDEPTSALDIAHQVEVLGLIQHLSRERGLTVIAVLHDINMAARYCDHLVALRGGEMIAQGPADSLMQGEVLEQIYGIPMGILPHPAGGAPVSFVY, encoded by the coding sequence TTGGACCAACAGGCAAGCCAATCCAGCACCTTTATCCTCCGTGAGCTGAGTTTTTCGGTTCCCGGCCGAACCTTATTACAGCCACTGTCACTGACATTCCCACAAGGCAAAGTCTGCGGACTTATCGGCCATAATGGTTCCGGTAAATCAACACTATTAAAAATGCTGGGTCGCCATCAGCCACCATCAAGTGGCGAAGCCTTACTCAATGATGTGCCATTAGCACTGTGGGACAGCAAAGCGTTTGCCCGTGAAGTTGCTTATTTGCCACAACAGTTACCGGCGGCTGAAGGGATGACGGTACGTGAATTGGTGGCGATTGGCCGCTATCCGTGGCATGGCGCGTTAGGCCGTTTTCGTCAGGAAGACCGCCAACAAGTGGAAGAGGCAATTGCATTGGTCGATTTAAAACCCTTGGCTAGCCGGTTGGTTGACAGTTTATCCGGTGGTGAACGGCAGCGTGCCTGGTTGGCCATGCTGGTGGCACAAAATAGCCGCTGCCTATTGCTCGATGAACCGACTTCGGCACTGGATATTGCGCACCAGGTAGAGGTATTAGGGTTAATTCAACATCTCAGTCGTGAACGCGGATTGACGGTCATTGCTGTGTTGCATGATATCAATATGGCCGCCCGTTATTGCGACCACTTAGTGGCATTGCGTGGCGGGGAGATGATTGCACAAGGGCCGGCTGACAGCCTGATGCAGGGAGAGGTATTGGAGCAAATCTACGGTATCCCAATGGGGATATTACCGCATCCGGCCGGTGGTGCGCCGGTAAGCTTCGTGTACTAA
- a CDS encoding Fe(3+)-hydroxamate ABC transporter permease FhuB produces MMATHPRKSGLLPIGLLGLLLIIAVALTLYNLRQLLPVSLWAEALWRPDNNDVRQMLFHYSQLPRLVVALLTGAGLGLVGVLFQQVLRNPLAEPATLGVAAGAQLGLTVATLWMLPGGELTRQLAAMAGGMVIGALVFGVAWGKRLSPVTLILAGLVLGLYCGAVNGLLALFNYDQLQGLFLWSSGALNQQDWSTVQFILPRLVITCILAALLIRPLTLLGLDDGIARNLGLGLSLARLSALGVAIIFSAMLVNAVGVIGFIGLFAPLLAKIFGARRLSQRLILAPVVGALLLWVTDQSIIWLTQVWREIPTGAATALIGAPLLLWLLPRLHSATAPNMDFGDNVPAERQHLGLWISVGLLLLLAGLTVALMLGRDNQGWSWITGDELQAVLHWRWPRVLAALSAGMMLAVAGTLIQKLTGNPMASPEVLGISSGASFGVVVMMFIVPGNALLWLLPAGSLGAAATLLLILVVAGRGGFSPGRMLLAGIALSTAFTTVITMLLASGDPRMRGLLAWISGSTYSVNGTQAVTTGLVALVLITLAPLCRRWLMILPLGSVTARALGMALAPSRLAILLLAAILTAAATLTVGPLSFVGLMAPHMARMMGFRRAIPQLFIAAILGGLLMVFADWCGRMLLFPNQIPAGLLATFIGAPYFVYLLRKQGR; encoded by the coding sequence ATGATGGCAACCCATCCACGCAAGAGCGGGTTACTGCCCATTGGATTACTTGGGCTGTTATTGATAATTGCCGTGGCACTGACTCTATATAATCTGCGCCAATTATTGCCCGTTTCATTATGGGCTGAAGCGTTATGGCGGCCAGACAACAATGATGTGCGCCAGATGTTATTCCATTACAGCCAGTTACCTAGGTTGGTCGTCGCACTGCTCACCGGTGCTGGGTTAGGGTTAGTCGGTGTTTTATTCCAGCAAGTGCTGCGTAATCCATTGGCCGAACCCGCCACACTCGGTGTCGCGGCGGGTGCCCAACTTGGGCTGACAGTCGCTACCCTATGGATGTTACCCGGTGGCGAATTGACCCGCCAACTGGCAGCAATGGCTGGTGGTATGGTCATCGGTGCGTTGGTATTTGGTGTCGCTTGGGGAAAACGACTCTCGCCTGTCACTCTGATTCTGGCTGGCCTGGTTCTTGGTTTGTACTGTGGTGCAGTTAATGGTCTGTTGGCACTATTTAACTATGACCAGTTGCAGGGGCTGTTCTTATGGAGCAGTGGCGCACTGAATCAGCAGGATTGGAGTACGGTGCAATTTATTCTGCCACGCTTAGTGATTACCTGCATATTGGCAGCTTTACTGATACGCCCATTAACCCTATTGGGGCTAGATGATGGCATTGCTCGTAATCTAGGACTGGGGTTATCACTGGCGCGGTTGAGTGCGCTGGGCGTGGCAATTATTTTCAGTGCGATGTTAGTTAATGCAGTCGGAGTCATTGGGTTTATCGGTCTATTTGCGCCACTGTTGGCGAAAATTTTTGGTGCGCGGCGGTTATCTCAGCGCTTGATACTGGCACCGGTAGTCGGGGCGTTACTGCTCTGGGTTACCGATCAGAGCATCATCTGGCTGACGCAAGTCTGGCGGGAGATCCCTACCGGTGCGGCGACCGCCTTGATTGGTGCACCACTACTGTTGTGGCTACTACCACGTTTACACAGTGCGACCGCACCCAATATGGATTTTGGCGATAATGTTCCTGCTGAACGACAGCATTTAGGATTATGGATAAGTGTTGGTTTGCTGTTACTGCTGGCTGGGTTGACGGTAGCGCTTATGCTCGGCCGCGACAATCAGGGCTGGAGTTGGATTACCGGTGATGAACTTCAGGCAGTGTTACATTGGCGCTGGCCACGTGTGCTCGCGGCATTATCGGCCGGTATGATGCTGGCGGTGGCGGGGACCTTAATCCAAAAACTGACGGGTAACCCAATGGCTAGCCCCGAAGTTCTGGGTATCAGCTCTGGTGCTTCTTTCGGGGTGGTGGTCATGATGTTTATCGTGCCAGGTAATGCGTTGCTATGGTTGCTACCCGCCGGGAGCTTAGGGGCTGCGGCCACGTTATTGTTGATTCTGGTGGTTGCTGGTCGTGGCGGGTTCTCTCCAGGCAGAATGCTATTAGCAGGGATTGCACTGAGCACCGCCTTTACCACGGTAATCACTATGTTACTGGCCAGTGGCGACCCACGTATGCGCGGCTTGCTGGCGTGGATTTCTGGCTCTACCTACTCGGTTAATGGAACACAGGCAGTAACAACCGGTTTAGTTGCTTTGGTGCTGATTACATTAGCGCCACTGTGCCGCAGATGGTTAATGATTTTGCCATTGGGCAGTGTCACAGCCAGAGCACTGGGTATGGCGCTTGCACCTAGCCGGTTAGCCATTTTGTTATTGGCTGCCATCTTAACTGCCGCGGCTACCCTGACAGTTGGACCTTTAAGTTTTGTCGGGCTGATGGCACCACATATGGCGCGTATGATGGGCTTTCGCCGAGCCATTCCACAACTGTTTATCGCGGCTATTTTAGGTGGACTGCTGATGGTATTTGCCGACTGGTGTGGCCGCATGCTGTTGTTCCCGAACCAAATCCCCGCAGGGTTGTTGGCAACATTTATTGGTGCTCCTTACTTTGTTTATTTATTGCGTAAACAAGGGCGGTAA
- a CDS encoding nuclease, which translates to MTELIHEKSKFFLHGVNDKVLINILLIYGLIVTGFGVLLISDVLTFSLTTHIDTVQPVTRNIIDYHPVEVKMPTLPMGPSWNGSSGGDIPQYVEISELLYTVNRH; encoded by the coding sequence ATGACTGAATTAATTCATGAAAAAAGTAAGTTTTTTCTGCATGGAGTTAATGACAAGGTGTTGATTAATATCTTGTTAATATATGGCCTGATAGTGACAGGCTTTGGTGTGTTACTCATTTCCGATGTATTAACTTTTTCTCTGACGACGCACATTGATACTGTTCAACCAGTAACCCGTAATATAATAGATTATCACCCAGTTGAAGTTAAAATGCCTACACTTCCTATGGGGCCAAGTTGGAATGGTAGTAGTGGTGGTGATATTCCACAGTATGTAGAAATATCAGAATTACTTTATACCGTTAATCGGCATTAA